In Haematobia irritans isolate KBUSLIRL chromosome 1, ASM5000362v1, whole genome shotgun sequence, a genomic segment contains:
- the YL-1 gene encoding vacuolar protein sorting-associated protein YL-1 — protein sequence MAASRSRRSNAGNRYSKLLNDVEEDEFYKTSYGGFQEEEEDKEYEQKDEEDDVVDSDFSIDENDEPISDHDEEDGKKRKRAGINTKAYKEPKPAKKDEKTTAGPAKKRTPKVSRRRTRPKFTVLDSGRKSIRASTAIKTQATKIRLKEMDDARKKKKKVVRVEEYMPTQEELLEEAKITEEENIKSLEKFHKMELEKKKSRPTKRVFTGPMIRYHSLTMPVVRKQTRGSTAPNDPNDPKNKCERTFISLENDLDEKVFHNIFKTKKLQRNTPYLCPITKLPARYFDPVTQQPYYSIQAFKILREAYYMQLEERGNEDNPEIQKWLEWRKMVKENRLKAIANKINS from the exons ATGGCAGCTTCACGTTCACGTCGATCAAATGCCGGCAATAGGTACTCCAAACTACTGAACGATGTTGAGGAAGATGAATTCTATAAAACATCTTACGGTGGCTTCCAAGAGGAGGAGGAAGATAAAGAATATGA GCAGAAGGATGAGGAAGATGATGTAGTTGACTCCGACTTCAGTATTGATGAGAATGATGAACCTATTTCGGATCACGACGAAGAAGATGGCAAGAAACGTAAGCGTGCCGGCATAAATACTAAAGCTTACAAG GAACCAAAACCCGCAAAGAAAGATGAGAAAACAACGGCGGGACCGGCTAAGAAAAGAACGCCAAAAGTTTCAAGGCGCAGAACACGTCCGAAGTTTACAGTACTTGACTCAGGCCGAAAGTCAATACGTGCCTCAACGGCCATAAAGACACAAGCCACCAAGATTCGTCTGAAGGAAATGGATGACGCACGAAAGAAAAAGAAGAAAGTTGTACGTGTAGAGGAATATATGCCAACACAGGAAGAATTGCTTGAAGAAGCAAAAATTACAgaggaagaaaatattaaatctttGG agaaattccataaaatggaATTGGAGAAAAAGAAAAGTCGACCAACAAAACGTGTATTTACGGGTCCCATGATACGCTACCATTCCTTGACTATGCCAGTTGTGCGTAAACAAACAAGGGGTTCAACGGCGCCAAACGATCCGAATGACCCCAAAAATAAATGTGAACGAACATTTATATCGTTGGAaaatgatttggatgaaaaagtATTTCACAATATATTCAAAACAAAGAAATTGCAAAGGAATACACCATATCTATGTCCAATAACAAA ATTACCCGCTCGCTATTTCGATCCCGTTACCCAACAACCCTATTATAGTATACAAGCCTTCAAAATTTTGCGTGAAGCCTACTATATGCAATTGGAAGAGCGAGGCAATGAAGACAATCCCGAGATACAAAAATGGCTTGAATGGCGTAAAATGGTTAAAGAGAATCGCCTTAaggctatagcaaataaaataaactctTAG